In Sphingomonas crocodyli, a genomic segment contains:
- the clpB gene encoding ATP-dependent chaperone ClpB — MNLEKFTDRARGFLQSAQTVAIRMSHQRISPEHLLKALLEDEQGMASGLIDKAGGDAKRALSETDAALAKIPAVSGSGAQQTPGIDNDLVRVLDQAEQIAQKAGDSFVTVERLLVALALSLNTAAGKALQAANAKPEAINAAINDLRGGRTADTAGAEDRYDALKKFARDLTQAARDGKLDPVIGRDEEIRRTIQILARRTKNNPVLIGEPGTGKTAIAEGLALRIANGDVPDGLKDRKLMALDMGSLIAGAKYRGEFEERLKGVLDEVKGAEGDIILFIDEMHTLVGAGKSEGAMDAGNLLKPALARGELHCIGATTLDEYRKYVEKDPALQRRFQPVFVGEPTVEDTVSILRGLKDKYELHHGVRITDGALVSAATLSNRYITDRFLPDKAIDLMDEAASRLRMEVESKPEEIEALDRRIIRMKIEREALKKETDMASADRLQTLETDLADLEEQSAALTTRWTAEKDKINAEAKIKEQLDAARNALDQAQRQGDLARAGELSYGTIPGLEKQLAEAQAASEGAMLREEVTAEDIASVVSRWTGIPVDKMLEGEREKLLNMEAELGKRVIGQKDAVEAVARAVRRSRAGLQDPNRPLGSFLFLGPTGVGKTELTKALAGFLFDDDSAMVRIDMSEFMEKHSVARLIGAPPGYVGYEEGGVLTEAVRRRPYQVVLFDEVEKAHGDVFNILLQVLDDGRLTDGQGRTVDFSNTLIILTSNLGSQYLANLSDDQAVESVEDQVMEVVRAHFRPEFLNRLDEIILFHRLAAGHMGPIVDIQVGRVAKLLKDRKIRLELTDGARAWLGRVGYDPVYGARPLKRAVQKYLQDPLADAILRGEVPDGSSLTIDEGDGKLELKTA, encoded by the coding sequence ATGAACCTCGAGAAATTCACCGACCGCGCCAGGGGCTTCCTCCAGTCGGCGCAGACCGTCGCGATCCGGATGAGCCATCAGCGGATTTCGCCTGAACATCTGCTGAAAGCCTTGCTCGAAGACGAACAGGGCATGGCATCGGGCCTGATCGACAAGGCCGGTGGCGACGCCAAGCGCGCGCTGAGCGAGACCGATGCCGCGCTCGCGAAGATCCCGGCCGTCAGCGGTTCGGGCGCGCAGCAGACCCCAGGCATCGACAATGATCTGGTCCGCGTGCTCGATCAGGCCGAACAGATCGCGCAGAAGGCCGGCGACAGCTTCGTCACGGTCGAACGGCTGCTCGTCGCACTCGCGCTCAGCCTCAACACCGCCGCCGGCAAGGCGCTGCAGGCTGCGAACGCGAAGCCCGAGGCGATCAATGCCGCGATCAACGATCTGCGCGGCGGCCGCACCGCCGACACCGCGGGCGCGGAAGACCGCTATGACGCGCTGAAGAAGTTCGCGCGCGATCTGACGCAGGCGGCGCGCGACGGCAAGCTCGACCCCGTGATCGGCCGCGACGAGGAAATCCGCCGCACGATCCAGATCCTCGCCCGCCGCACCAAGAACAACCCCGTCCTGATCGGCGAGCCCGGCACCGGCAAGACCGCGATCGCGGAAGGCCTTGCGCTGCGCATCGCCAATGGCGACGTGCCCGATGGCCTGAAGGACCGCAAGCTGATGGCGCTCGACATGGGCAGCCTGATCGCGGGCGCGAAATATCGCGGCGAGTTCGAGGAACGGCTGAAGGGAGTGCTCGACGAGGTGAAGGGCGCCGAGGGCGACATCATCCTGTTCATCGACGAGATGCACACGCTGGTCGGCGCGGGCAAATCCGAAGGCGCGATGGATGCGGGCAACCTGCTGAAGCCTGCGCTGGCACGTGGCGAACTGCACTGCATCGGCGCGACCACGCTCGACGAATATCGCAAATATGTCGAGAAGGATCCGGCGCTCCAGCGGCGGTTCCAGCCCGTCTTCGTGGGCGAGCCGACGGTCGAGGACACCGTTTCGATCCTGCGCGGCCTCAAGGACAAGTACGAACTGCACCACGGCGTGCGGATCACCGATGGCGCGCTGGTGTCCGCCGCGACGCTCAGCAACCGCTACATCACCGACCGTTTCCTGCCCGACAAGGCGATCGACCTGATGGACGAGGCCGCGTCGCGGCTGCGCATGGAGGTCGAATCCAAGCCCGAGGAGATCGAGGCGCTCGATCGGCGGATCATCCGCATGAAGATCGAGCGTGAGGCGCTGAAGAAGGAGACCGACATGGCGTCGGCCGACCGGCTGCAGACGCTCGAAACCGACCTGGCCGATCTGGAGGAGCAGTCGGCGGCGCTGACGACGCGCTGGACCGCCGAGAAGGACAAGATCAACGCCGAGGCGAAGATCAAGGAACAGCTCGACGCCGCGCGCAACGCGCTCGATCAGGCGCAGCGCCAGGGCGATCTCGCCCGCGCCGGTGAGCTGAGCTACGGCACGATCCCCGGCCTCGAAAAGCAGCTTGCCGAAGCGCAGGCCGCGTCCGAGGGCGCGATGCTACGCGAGGAGGTGACGGCGGAGGATATCGCCTCGGTCGTCAGCCGCTGGACCGGCATTCCCGTCGACAAGATGCTGGAGGGTGAGCGCGAAAAGCTGCTCAACATGGAGGCCGAACTCGGCAAGCGCGTGATCGGGCAGAAGGACGCGGTCGAGGCCGTCGCCCGCGCCGTCCGCCGTTCACGCGCGGGCCTGCAGGATCCGAACCGGCCGCTGGGCAGCTTCCTGTTCCTGGGGCCGACGGGCGTCGGCAAGACCGAGCTGACCAAGGCGTTGGCCGGTTTCCTGTTCGACGACGACAGCGCGATGGTGCGCATCGACATGAGCGAGTTCATGGAGAAGCACAGCGTCGCCCGCCTGATCGGCGCCCCTCCCGGCTATGTTGGCTATGAGGAAGGCGGCGTGCTGACCGAGGCTGTCCGCCGGCGTCCCTATCAGGTCGTCCTGTTCGACGAGGTCGAAAAGGCGCATGGTGACGTGTTCAACATCCTGCTGCAGGTGCTGGACGACGGGCGGCTGACCGACGGGCAGGGTCGCACGGTCGATTTCTCGAACACCCTGATCATCCTGACGTCGAATCTGGGCAGCCAGTATCTGGCGAACCTTTCCGACGATCAGGCGGTCGAGAGCGTCGAGGATCAGGTGATGGAGGTGGTGCGGGCGCATTTCCGCCCCGAATTCCTCAATCGCCTGGACGAGATCATCCTGTTCCACCGTCTGGCGGCCGGCCATATGGGGCCGATCGTCGACATCCAGGTGGGCCGCGTCGCCAAGCTGCTGAAGGATCGCAAGATCCGGCTGGAGCTGACCGACGGCGCGCGGGCGTGGTTGGGGCGGGTCGGTTACGATCCGGTCTATGGCGCGCGGCCGTTGAAGCGTGCGGTGCAGAAATATCTGCAGGATCCGCTGGCCGACGCGATCCTGCGCGGCGAGGTGCCCGACGGATCGTCCCTGACGATCGATGAGGGCGATGGGAAACTGGAACTGAAGACGGCATAA
- a CDS encoding M16 family metallopeptidase, which translates to MFLSKSRTLTLIALLASTPALALTQAQIAPTAKLPDLVARVDIPYDSFTLANGLRVIVHTDRKAPIVAVSVWYHVGSKDEPAGKTGFAHLFEHLMFNGSENSPGDFFEPLQVIGATDMNGTTSFERTNYFETVPTAGLERTLWLESDRMGHLLGAIDQKILDNQRGVVQNEKREGDNQPYGMSRYAMMEGLFPEGHPYHHSTIGSMADLDAASLDDVKAWFRAKYGPNNAVVVLAGDIDAATAKPLMEKYFGDIARGPDVTHPTVSVPTLSAPKTIEMTDQVATTRIMRLWAVPGITDKDIVPLDVAATVLGGLNASRLDNALVRREKLAVSVSAGIQAMEDVGMLIVSADVRPGVDPATVSKRLDELIADLLAKGPNADEVSRVATQEVTDKIGGLEVVGGLGGKASRLAEGAVYANDPAHYKAELAAYAAATPEQVTAVARKWMQRPPLTIVIKPGQRAGYEEAKPAPAKAPPVAAAKPAQMAENKKRIPMPPIGKDADLHFPKVERATLANGMKLLYAHRDTVPVTRVSFAFDAGNAADPKAKLGTQSLMLSLLDEGTTSLNSEEIAIAQERLGASIGAGAAMDRTSMSLTALSANLTPALALYADMLRNPAFAPEEVDRLRNQQLTRIASELTRPQGIATRILPPLLYGPAHGYGVPFSGTGDPAVVKTLTPADLRAFHDAWLRPDKGTAFVVSDLPLDRVVTALNAGLGDWKGQGPAGSKADTAPVPAPKPRILLVDRPGSPQTLILGGQVIAAKGTDEISTLLAANDVLGGDFLSRLNSDLRETKGWAYGVSSIVNRVDERMPFFLYAPVQSDRSGDSIAAILADTRAFLGPKGVTQAERDRTIDGKIRELPGSFETGADVLGGMQRNFYAKRADDYYDHLADRYRAMTAADLDASIRAQIKPDELLWVVVGDAAKVRPQLDQLKLPVEATTLPGGDK; encoded by the coding sequence TTGTTCCTTTCGAAATCGCGCACCCTCACGCTAATCGCCTTGCTGGCCTCGACGCCTGCTCTGGCGTTGACCCAGGCGCAGATCGCGCCTACCGCCAAGCTTCCCGATCTCGTCGCGCGTGTCGACATCCCTTATGACAGCTTCACGCTGGCGAACGGGTTGCGCGTGATCGTCCACACCGATCGCAAGGCGCCGATCGTCGCCGTCTCGGTCTGGTATCATGTCGGGTCGAAGGATGAGCCGGCGGGCAAGACGGGCTTCGCGCACCTCTTCGAACATCTGATGTTCAACGGATCGGAAAATTCGCCGGGCGACTTCTTCGAACCGCTTCAGGTGATCGGCGCGACCGACATGAACGGCACGACCAGTTTCGAACGCACCAACTATTTCGAAACGGTTCCGACCGCGGGGCTGGAACGCACCCTGTGGCTCGAAAGCGATCGCATGGGCCATCTGCTCGGCGCGATCGATCAGAAGATACTCGATAACCAGCGCGGCGTCGTCCAGAACGAGAAGCGCGAGGGCGACAACCAGCCTTATGGCATGTCGCGCTATGCGATGATGGAGGGGCTGTTCCCGGAGGGGCATCCCTATCATCACTCGACGATCGGCTCGATGGCCGATCTGGACGCCGCCAGCCTCGACGATGTGAAGGCGTGGTTCCGCGCCAAATATGGGCCGAACAATGCGGTGGTGGTGCTGGCGGGCGATATCGACGCGGCAACCGCAAAGCCGCTGATGGAGAAATATTTCGGCGATATCGCGCGGGGGCCGGATGTGACGCATCCCACGGTCAGTGTGCCGACGCTCAGCGCGCCCAAGACGATCGAGATGACCGATCAGGTCGCGACCACACGGATCATGCGGCTGTGGGCGGTGCCCGGCATCACCGACAAGGATATCGTCCCGCTCGATGTCGCGGCGACCGTGCTGGGCGGGCTCAACGCCTCGCGCCTCGATAATGCGCTGGTGCGGCGGGAGAAGCTGGCGGTCAGCGTCTCGGCGGGCATTCAGGCGATGGAGGATGTCGGCATGCTGATCGTCAGCGCCGATGTCCGCCCCGGCGTCGATCCCGCGACGGTGTCGAAGCGGCTCGACGAACTGATCGCCGATCTGCTCGCCAAGGGGCCGAATGCAGATGAAGTCAGCCGTGTCGCGACGCAGGAAGTGACCGACAAGATCGGCGGGCTCGAGGTTGTCGGGGGTCTGGGTGGCAAGGCGTCGCGCCTGGCCGAGGGCGCGGTCTATGCGAACGATCCGGCGCACTACAAGGCGGAGCTTGCCGCTTATGCCGCCGCCACGCCCGAACAGGTGACGGCCGTCGCGCGCAAGTGGATGCAGCGCCCGCCTCTCACGATCGTGATCAAGCCCGGCCAGCGCGCCGGCTATGAGGAGGCGAAGCCCGCCCCTGCCAAGGCGCCCCCGGTCGCCGCCGCGAAGCCCGCGCAGATGGCCGAGAACAAGAAGCGCATTCCCATGCCGCCGATCGGCAAGGATGCCGACCTGCACTTCCCCAAGGTCGAGCGTGCCACGCTCGCGAACGGGATGAAGCTGCTCTACGCGCATCGCGATACCGTGCCGGTCACGCGCGTCTCCTTCGCCTTCGATGCGGGCAATGCCGCCGATCCCAAGGCGAAGCTGGGCACCCAGTCGCTGATGCTGTCCTTGCTCGATGAGGGGACGACCAGCCTCAATTCGGAAGAGATCGCGATCGCGCAGGAGCGGCTCGGCGCGTCGATCGGCGCGGGCGCGGCGATGGACCGGACCAGCATGTCGCTGACCGCGCTCAGCGCCAATCTCACCCCCGCGCTCGCGCTCTATGCCGATATGCTGCGCAACCCCGCCTTCGCGCCCGAAGAGGTCGATCGCCTGCGCAACCAGCAGCTGACCCGCATCGCATCCGAACTCACCCGGCCGCAGGGCATCGCGACGCGCATCCTGCCGCCGCTGCTGTACGGGCCGGCGCACGGTTATGGCGTGCCGTTCAGCGGCACGGGCGATCCGGCGGTGGTGAAGACGCTGACGCCCGCCGATCTGCGCGCGTTCCATGACGCCTGGCTGCGTCCGGACAAGGGCACCGCCTTCGTCGTGTCCGATCTGCCGCTCGATCGCGTCGTCACCGCGCTCAACGCCGGGCTGGGCGACTGGAAGGGGCAGGGGCCGGCGGGCAGCAAGGCCGATACCGCGCCGGTGCCCGCACCCAAGCCGCGCATCCTGCTGGTCGATCGCCCCGGTTCGCCGCAGACCCTGATCCTCGGCGGGCAGGTGATCGCCGCCAAGGGCACGGACGAGATTTCCACCCTGCTCGCCGCGAACGACGTGCTGGGCGGCGATTTCCTGTCGCGGCTCAATTCGGATCTGCGCGAGACGAAGGGCTGGGCCTACGGCGTCTCGTCGATCGTCAACCGTGTCGATGAACGCATGCCCTTCTTCCTCTATGCGCCGGTCCAGTCCGATCGTTCGGGGGATTCGATTGCCGCGATCCTTGCCGACACGCGCGCCTTCCTGGGGCCGAAGGGTGTGACGCAGGCGGAGCGCGATCGCACGATCGATGGCAAGATCCGCGAACTGCCGGGCAGCTTCGAAACCGGCGCCGACGTGCTGGGCGGCATGCAGCGCAATTTCTACGCCAAGCGCGCGGACGATTATTACGATCACCTCGCCGATCGCTATCGCGCGATGACCGCCGCCGATCTTGACGCCTCGATCCGCGCGCAGATCAAGCCCGACGAACTTCTGTGGGTGGTCGTCGGCGATGCCGCTAAGGTGCGCCCGCAGCTCGATCAGCTCAAACTGCCGGTCGAAGCAACCACACTGCCAGGGGGCGACAAGTGA
- a CDS encoding 5-(carboxyamino)imidazole ribonucleotide synthase, with translation MRTIPPGSTIGVIGGGQLGRMLAIAAANLGYRTAIYAPEASGPAAEVAWRWIQGGYDDAAAVAAFAASVDVLTYEFENVPVAPLEALNPMPHPRALAVAQDRAAEKAFVEGLGGRPAPWAVVDDRARLDAALAKIGAPAILKTRRFGYDGKGQARLKNEGDADAAWATIGEQPAVLEGFVRFDREFSLLIARGQDGAIAMWDPVLNRHDDGILALSIVPAGIAPDTVKQAEALARAIVEALDYVGVLAIEFFDTHEGPVFNEMAPRVHNSGHWTIEGAVTSQFENHIRAICGLPLGSTALAAPRVEMRNLIGAQADEWPTILADPAAHLHLYGKGQGRPGRKMGHVTKLVF, from the coding sequence TTGCGTACGATTCCCCCCGGCTCGACCATCGGCGTCATCGGCGGCGGCCAGCTTGGGCGGATGCTCGCGATCGCGGCGGCTAACCTCGGCTATCGGACCGCGATCTACGCCCCCGAAGCGAGCGGCCCTGCGGCCGAAGTCGCGTGGCGCTGGATTCAGGGCGGTTATGACGATGCGGCGGCGGTGGCCGCTTTCGCCGCCAGCGTCGATGTGCTGACCTACGAGTTCGAGAACGTCCCGGTCGCGCCGCTGGAGGCGCTGAACCCGATGCCGCATCCGCGTGCATTGGCGGTGGCGCAGGATCGCGCTGCGGAGAAGGCGTTCGTCGAGGGGCTGGGCGGGCGCCCGGCGCCTTGGGCAGTGGTCGACGATCGCGCCAGGCTGGATGCGGCGCTAGCCAAGATCGGCGCGCCGGCGATCCTGAAGACGCGCCGCTTCGGTTATGACGGCAAGGGACAGGCACGGCTCAAGAACGAAGGCGATGCCGACGCCGCCTGGGCCACGATCGGCGAACAGCCGGCGGTGCTGGAAGGTTTCGTCCGCTTCGATCGCGAATTCTCCCTGCTGATTGCGCGCGGGCAGGATGGCGCGATCGCGATGTGGGATCCGGTGCTCAACCGGCATGATGACGGCATCCTCGCGCTCTCGATCGTGCCCGCCGGGATCGCGCCCGATACGGTGAAGCAGGCCGAGGCGCTGGCGCGCGCGATCGTCGAGGCGCTCGATTATGTCGGGGTGCTGGCGATCGAGTTTTTCGACACGCACGAGGGCCCGGTGTTCAACGAAATGGCGCCGCGCGTCCACAATAGCGGGCATTGGACGATCGAGGGCGCGGTCACCTCGCAGTTCGAAAACCATATCCGCGCGATCTGCGGCCTGCCGCTGGGATCGACCGCGCTTGCCGCCCCGCGCGTCGAGATGCGCAACCTGATCGGCGCGCAAGCCGACGAATGGCCGACGATCCTCGCCGATCCGGCGGCGCACCTGCACCTCTACGGCAAGGGCCAGGGCCGCCCCGGCCGCAAGATGGGGCATGTGACGAAGCTGGTGTTCTAA
- the purE gene encoding 5-(carboxyamino)imidazole ribonucleotide mutase gives MTAPLVGIIMGSRSDWETMRHAAETLDALGVPHETLVVSAHRTPDRLYDYAKSAVGRGIKVIVAGAGGAAHLPGMTAAMTRLPVLGVPVESKALKGMDSLLSIVQMPGGIPVGTLAIGKAGAINAGLMSAAILANNDRALADRLDAWRAKQTADVAVEPFD, from the coding sequence ATGACCGCGCCGCTGGTGGGCATCATCATGGGCAGCCGTTCCGATTGGGAAACGATGCGCCATGCCGCCGAAACGCTCGACGCATTGGGCGTGCCGCACGAGACGCTGGTCGTCTCGGCACACCGCACGCCCGATCGCCTCTACGATTACGCCAAATCGGCGGTGGGGCGCGGCATCAAGGTGATCGTCGCGGGTGCGGGCGGCGCGGCGCATCTGCCGGGCATGACCGCAGCGATGACGCGGCTGCCCGTGCTGGGCGTACCGGTGGAATCCAAGGCGCTGAAGGGCATGGATAGCCTGCTGTCGATCGTGCAGATGCCCGGCGGCATCCCCGTCGGCACGCTGGCGATCGGCAAGGCCGGCGCGATCAATGCGGGCCTGATGTCCGCCGCGATCCTCGCCAACAACGACCGTGCCCTCGCCGATCGGCTCGACGCATGGCGCGCCAAGCAGACCGCCGACGTCGCGGTCGAGCCGTTCGACTGA
- the gpmA gene encoding 2,3-diphosphoglycerate-dependent phosphoglycerate mutase, producing MPTLVLVRHGQSSWNLENRFTGWWDVNLTEQGIAEAKAAGELMAAKGLDFDQCYTSFQTRAIKTLNLALEAMGRLWLPVEKDWRLNERHYGGLTGLNKAETAAKHGDDQVKVWRRSFDIPPPVLEAGGEFDLAADRRYAGIPIPNTESLKDTIARVLPYWEERIAPDLRAGKRVIISAHGNSLRALVKHLSNIPDSEITELEIPTGQPIVYDLADDLTAKDRYYLSER from the coding sequence TTGCCCACGCTCGTCCTCGTCCGCCACGGCCAATCGTCGTGGAACCTCGAAAACCGCTTCACGGGATGGTGGGACGTCAACCTGACCGAGCAGGGCATCGCCGAGGCGAAGGCCGCGGGCGAGCTGATGGCCGCCAAGGGCCTCGACTTCGATCAATGCTATACCAGCTTCCAGACCCGCGCGATCAAGACGCTGAACCTCGCGCTGGAGGCGATGGGGCGGCTGTGGCTGCCGGTCGAAAAGGACTGGCGCCTGAACGAGCGGCATTATGGCGGCCTGACCGGCCTCAACAAGGCCGAGACCGCCGCCAAGCATGGCGACGATCAGGTCAAGGTGTGGCGCCGCAGCTTCGACATTCCGCCGCCGGTGCTGGAAGCGGGCGGCGAGTTCGATCTGGCGGCCGATCGCCGCTATGCGGGCATCCCGATCCCGAACACCGAAAGCCTGAAGGACACGATCGCGCGCGTCCTTCCTTACTGGGAAGAACGGATCGCACCCGATCTGCGCGCCGGCAAGCGCGTGATCATCTCCGCGCACGGCAATTCGCTGCGCGCGCTGGTGAAGCATCTGTCGAACATTCCCGACAGCGAGATCACCGAACTGGAGATCCCGACCGGCCAGCCGATCGTCTATGATCTTGCCGACGATCTGACCGCCAAGGATCGCTATTATCTGTCGGAGCGCTGA
- a CDS encoding dienelactone hydrolase family protein: protein MTIVSQTIAFDQGGLRFEAQASWDDAIGGPRPLVLVAPSFMGRTPFEDDKAAQLAALGYVGFSVDIYGVDVKPTNAEEASAAMAVLNEDRGLLKDRMFASLKIARELEQVDDAKAAAIGFCFGGKCVLDLARGGAEVLGVAAFHGVYDAPPFANAEMTAKVLMLHGWDDPLCPPEAVLALATELTEAKVDWQIHAYGHTVHAFTNPKRPEMYSPVVDARSWRLMQDFLTEIF from the coding sequence ATGACCATCGTCAGCCAGACCATCGCCTTCGATCAGGGCGGCTTGCGCTTCGAAGCGCAGGCAAGCTGGGACGATGCGATCGGCGGTCCGCGCCCGCTCGTGCTGGTCGCGCCCAGCTTTATGGGCCGCACCCCGTTCGAGGATGACAAGGCGGCGCAGCTCGCCGCGCTCGGCTATGTCGGCTTCTCGGTCGACATCTACGGCGTCGACGTGAAGCCGACCAATGCCGAGGAGGCTTCGGCCGCGATGGCGGTGCTCAACGAGGATCGCGGTCTCCTCAAGGACCGCATGTTCGCCAGCCTGAAGATCGCGCGCGAACTCGAACAGGTCGATGATGCCAAGGCCGCCGCGATCGGCTTCTGCTTCGGCGGCAAATGCGTGCTCGATCTCGCGCGCGGCGGCGCCGAGGTGCTGGGCGTCGCGGCGTTCCACGGCGTCTATGATGCGCCGCCCTTCGCCAATGCGGAGATGACAGCGAAGGTGCTGATGCTCCACGGCTGGGACGATCCGCTCTGCCCACCCGAAGCGGTGCTGGCGCTCGCCACCGAACTGACCGAAGCGAAGGTCGACTGGCAGATCCATGCCTATGGCCACACCGTCCACGCCTTCACCAATCCGAAGCGGCCGGAGATGTACAGCCCGGTCGTCGATGCGCGGTCGTGGCGGCTGATGCAGGACTTCCTCACAGAAATCTTCTGA
- the pyk gene encoding pyruvate kinase — MDQIPPRQRKVRVLATLGPASGSPEMIRKLFFAGADAFRINMSHGAHEDKVPIIQAIRAMEKELGRATTILFDLQGPKLRVGKFEDGKVQLVTGQKFILDRDPTPGTQNRVELPHREIFEALEPGARLLLDDGKLVLRVITARHDHVETRVEVGGALSNNKGLNVPDVIVPMAALTEKDRRDLTFAVEQGADWIALSFVQRPEDVAEARRLIGGKAALLAKIEKPAAVERLEEILELADAVMVARGDLGVELPPERVPPMQKRIVETARRIGRPVVVATQMLESMIVSPSPTRAEVSDVATAIYDGADAVMLSAESASGAWPEEAVSMMNAIAMSVESDPGYAARLHFTDTQPDATTADALAEAAAKIVDTVSAAAILCFTLSGSTARRISRERPSVPLMVLTPKLATARRMGLLWGSHAVRTRDVASFEEMVAKAKRMALRHGLAKAGERIVLVAGVPFGTPGSTNMIHVVRLTGNELKDYKG, encoded by the coding sequence GTGGATCAGATTCCTCCCCGCCAACGTAAAGTGCGCGTGCTCGCGACGCTCGGACCCGCCAGCGGGTCGCCCGAGATGATCCGCAAGCTCTTCTTCGCAGGCGCCGACGCCTTCCGCATCAACATGAGCCACGGCGCGCATGAGGATAAGGTTCCGATCATCCAGGCGATCCGCGCTATGGAAAAGGAACTCGGCCGCGCGACGACGATCCTGTTCGATCTGCAGGGCCCGAAGCTGCGCGTCGGCAAGTTCGAAGACGGCAAGGTTCAGCTCGTCACCGGGCAGAAGTTCATCCTCGATCGCGATCCGACGCCGGGCACGCAGAACCGCGTCGAACTGCCGCATCGCGAAATCTTCGAAGCGCTGGAGCCGGGCGCCCGCCTGCTGCTCGACGACGGCAAGCTGGTGCTGCGCGTCATCACCGCACGTCACGATCATGTCGAAACCCGCGTCGAGGTCGGCGGCGCGCTGTCGAACAACAAGGGTCTGAACGTCCCCGACGTGATCGTGCCGATGGCCGCGCTCACCGAAAAGGACCGTCGCGACCTGACCTTCGCGGTGGAGCAGGGCGCCGACTGGATCGCGCTCAGCTTCGTGCAGCGGCCCGAGGACGTCGCCGAGGCGCGGCGCCTGATCGGCGGCAAGGCGGCTTTGCTCGCCAAGATCGAAAAGCCCGCGGCGGTCGAGCGGCTCGAGGAAATCCTCGAACTGGCCGATGCGGTGATGGTCGCGCGCGGCGATCTGGGCGTCGAACTGCCGCCAGAACGCGTGCCCCCGATGCAGAAGCGCATCGTCGAGACCGCGCGCCGGATCGGCCGCCCCGTGGTCGTCGCGACGCAGATGCTCGAATCGATGATCGTGTCGCCCAGCCCCACGCGCGCCGAAGTTTCCGACGTCGCGACCGCCATCTATGACGGCGCCGACGCGGTGATGCTGTCGGCCGAGTCCGCGAGCGGCGCGTGGCCCGAAGAAGCGGTTTCGATGATGAACGCGATCGCGATGTCGGTCGAAAGCGATCCCGGCTATGCCGCGCGCCTCCACTTCACCGATACCCAGCCCGACGCCACCACCGCCGACGCGCTGGCCGAAGCGGCGGCGAAGATTGTCGACACCGTGTCGGCCGCCGCGATCCTGTGCTTCACCTTGTCCGGCTCCACCGCACGCCGCATCTCGCGCGAACGCCCGTCGGTGCCGCTGATGGTGCTGACGCCCAAGCTCGCCACCGCGCGGCGCATGGGCCTGCTCTGGGGCAGCCACGCCGTCCGCACCCGCGATGTCGCGAGCTTTGAAGAGATGGTGGCGAAGGCCAAGCGCATGGCGCTGCGCCACGGCCTCGCCAAGGCGGGCGAGCGCATCGTCCTGGTCGCGGGCGTACCCTTCGGTACGCCGGGCTCGACGAATATGATCCATGTGGTACGCCTGACGGGCAACGAGCTGAAAGACTATAAGGGCTGA
- a CDS encoding nuclear transport factor 2 family protein, with translation MERNRIRQAMQFRSSPPPPADDIAATVAWLRDRELIKDIYSRYAYAVDAIDVDLLRTVFHPDCVIVGTMEEGGLEDYIQGLVESLPAYEATMHFKGNQYVEMAGDTAFVESWVLGYHREAADSPIDSLLLGLRYQDDLIRVGDDWRIIRRKATRQFHEGPFPRPYIGEPPYPRKAHGSRGRDA, from the coding sequence ATGGAGAGAAACCGCATCCGGCAGGCGATGCAGTTCCGGAGCAGCCCCCCACCCCCCGCCGATGACATCGCCGCCACGGTCGCCTGGCTGCGCGATCGCGAGCTGATCAAGGATATCTACAGCCGCTATGCCTATGCGGTGGACGCGATCGACGTCGATCTGCTGCGCACTGTCTTCCACCCCGATTGCGTGATCGTCGGCACGATGGAGGAGGGGGGGCTCGAGGATTACATCCAGGGCCTCGTCGAAAGCCTGCCCGCTTATGAGGCGACGATGCATTTCAAGGGCAACCAATATGTCGAGATGGCGGGCGACACCGCCTTCGTCGAAAGCTGGGTGCTGGGCTATCATCGCGAGGCGGCGGACAGCCCGATCGACAGCCTGCTGCTGGGCCTGCGCTATCAGGACGATCTGATCCGCGTCGGGGACGACTGGCGGATCATCCGCCGCAAGGCCACGCGTCAGTTCCACGAAGGGCCGTTCCCGCGCCCCTATATCGGCGAGCCGCCCTACCCACGCAAAGCGCACGGATCGCGGGGGCGCGACGCATGA